The window tcttattttatttccccACTTGTTCATTGATTAAGCCCGAACCCTGTGGGTTTTTAGTCACGCCGACAAGGCGGCGGAAgatgcttctttttttttctaaatgggATTCCTGGTTAGGCATCGGCATcttttggaagaaaaaaaaattgctactTTTGCGGTTCGCCCCCTATTGCGGTACTGGTTAGAAGCCTCGTTATAGAGTTTCTCGTATTTGAATTGTTTTGTCCAATATTTTAGTGAAACGAGAAGAATTGAAAAGCCGCTGTATTGttggttgaaaatattttgcctTTTAATATCGTTCCATTGTGTTTTGATTTGGCCAATTAAAGGAATCACCGACTCACGTGGCCATTtatatatttggaaaaaaaaatgaaccacAGGCTTTTTAGGCCAGACAAATATCAAATGTTTGGCCTAGTGCATTCAGTCTATTTCAGTTCTTCTCATCTGctccaaatatttcattttttttatacttttatttctttcgatcgcgaatttttcaacgaaaatctCACGTGCCCGTCGAGTGTCTGACCAGTTGACCCCTTTGGCTCGTCTATACTTGGTAATTATCCAATTAAATTCCAGGCATTTTGCGTAAGAGTTGAGtcgaaaataaaagtaaaaatatcgaaattggAGGAACTCTCGTATTGGAGACGCAAGTGGGGGTGCCAggtttaatttgataattgcaTTATTTTCAGAGGAACTTAAACACCACCTTTCTGATGGCAAATGCAAGCTCGAATTCCTGATTTTCAGATATATTTCAGCCCTTCCTACTTTCTTTTTACTTCTCTACAGTCGAATTGACGCGTGGGTGTTCCAACGAGAATGGGATTCAGTAGAAaacaaatcatttttcattcctcatctcctacgAGAGTTGCCTTGTactaatttcatcaattttgtaAAAGAGAACTGCAATGGAATCGACTCCTTCTTCGCAACTTCGACGGACCACGATCCCTCTCTTTATTCGGGACAACAATTTCCTGTCACTCGTCACTGACCCACTGAAAACTCAGCCAGACACGATTACCAAGTATGACGGGAaagcagtgaaaaaaaaatatgattaaaaaaaaaaacaggaacgTGTGCAGTGGGTATGATGAGGTGGGGATAAGCACGCGTCCGCCACGCTTCCCCGTGCACACACCTGGGGCTCCAGTTGGTCAGCGTGAGGGAgtcctctctgtttctctctttgCTCACTTGCCAAAACTTGCGGAACCAATGCCCAATTATTAACGAATTATGCGTAGCGCAAATCAACCGACAATCTTCCGGAAATACGGAAACCCAAACAGTCTACAATATGTGCTATatatgtgatattttttaaaaagtatcTCCTTTGCCACGAATACTTAAGACTGCCAGCATTATGAATCAATTTTATATGCGGCGAAGGAAGAGAAAATTTATGAGAGGTTTGACAGGACGAAACTTGTAAGAACTCAGAGGAAGTTGTGAATATGCAATCAAGCGTATTTCCAAGATTAATGAGATCACTCGACTGTTTATTTTTGTAATCAGAAAACAGCTAGATGCAGCACCTCATTGCTCGCAGATGACGTACTGACTTGCTTGAATAATTTACCCCCAAGccccaaataaataaagtacCATTTAAAGAGCCcaaaaattacccaaaaaaattttctcgcacCGCCTGTAAATTAGATTATGACTTCATGAACCGAGTGGGTGTGAAAATACCTCAATAAAGAGTAAAGAGAGGAAGGAAGTGTGGGCCGTATTGAAGAGCAAAGggtccattattttttgttccatcgaaCGTGGAAAAGAGAGAAGTTTAAGCGAGTGGTGGTTTTAATGCCAATGAAGGCGCCTGAGCCGTCGTTGATCGCACGCCCGATATGAATACGCCCACTAGTTAACCCCACTGCCTCTTCATCCCCTCATCGTTATTATAATATTTGCCCAAGCAAAATATAGTAATTGCATATTTGCCTTTCGGTCCCAATTACCCCGTTCACGTCTGCACAGCCTCTTTTATCgggtgtttttatttattttcttttgatttttttcatcaacttttttcttcACAGTTTGGAACATGTCGGGATCTATAAAGCTCCCGTACCGACACACCTTCATTCGACGATCGAAGATAATACGCGGAGAGAGGAGTATTGGAGGCTTAAGGGGTGTTATTATGACTTCGATACAGCTATTTACTATGATTTCGTGGTTTTGCATCAATTTTGGACAGAAAAGCCCGATTGGAATAATCTCTGGAGATGCTAAGACTCATGGATTCAtcaaacattaaaaattcacatcctcatatataatatataatatataacacCATGAGGATGCCAATCACTATTCAATAAAGGGATAAAGGGTTCTTTCCcaaagaaattattatttccgcCGAAATATTTTATGGAATCATTCTAAAGCCTACAATGTTCCCAACCAAAACATGAAATACAGCATCTCCGTTGTGGTAAGTAAAATAGCTCCTGTGTTAGAAAGTAAACAGTCCCCATCGCGCCTTTATTCACGCACTGGAGATGTTTACATCGTCGACCTCATCGCCCATAGCCTTCGAATGGGAAACCCGAGGCGATACACATGACGCAATTTgttgtaaaaattataaaaatgcaaataaatgTGCCATAGAGGGATAAACTCGAGAGTTGCTATATTCTTTACAGGTTATTTGCTCCATAAACGACTATTTCAAGCAAAATATGCCATCACGGCGTCACATAGTCCCCCCCCCAAAATCGGTAAAAACCGCGAACAAACGGCCATTGTTGTTATGAATGTACGTACTCACGTTTTTGCTGTGAAAAAGGCCAATTTCATTTCACTATCACTGTCACTATCACTGCACGGTTTAAAAGATACTTTCACTGCacatttatattaattatattggACAAATAGTCGAAGATTTCCTTCGATTCAAGCGGAAAGGCTACGAGCCCTCCAAAACGCCGGCTAACACTGCGTACTGTCATGGCGGACGGTGGTACTAGATATGGCCGCTCGGTAGGTAAGCGCCACTTGGATTACCAAGGCGCGATAAACGAGTGTACTAAGCAGCTcacgataataataattcttggGGCAGGGGATGTCTCCTGGTGATGTCGTGTTTCACCCTGAGGATTCACAGATGGTGATAATCTGGATCTAACGGAAATAATTCCCCAAAGCCGTGCGAAGGGGGGCACGTGCAGGGTAGCAAATGTTTTTCAAGTGAATTCATCAGATCGCTTGCCAATTTTGACACTTGTCTCATACTTGCATCGGATTACAATCGATATTCCAGTAATTTTCAACTGTAAAAATCATGGATTTACTCGGTTCTATACTTAATTCCATGGATAAACCTCCCACTGTCAGTGACAAGCAAAAGGCGTTGATAAAAAGTGAGTTAATTGTCTTAGGCTTTACGGGGAACTGAGCCCTTccgcataatttttttgagggtTATGCATTGAAatacagcaaaaaaaattaaaaagtcgTTGTTGAGCCtcgttaataataaatatttttttattatatgaaATTAGAGCAACGCGAGGAACACGAGAAACGCCAGAAAGCAGAGGCCGATAGGTTGAAGAAATTCCGTGAACAGGTCCACATTTGCACATTTAATAAACGCCTTTATTATCCTTTCTCATGACCAATTGTATCTTCAATCATAATTGCTCCTTTGCAGGTTGAACACAAGATTAATAAATTTCTAAAGGATGAGAATCTCAAGGAGTATAAATTTGCTCCAATGGAAAAGGTTTACCGTACAATTGTGTAAGTGAAATGTCTACAATTATAGGTGAAATCATTTGTCAACTGCTTGAAAAGAATTCCAAATCTATATGCCAAAAATAAATTGGTATAGAATGGCCATTTACTACTGGTAATGCTTGAGGTGGAAACCACGACCAATTAAGTGTCTACGTAAAGagttaaaaatatatgaataacAGTACGAGTAATGAGAGCTACGTTGTTATCTTCCAGACATGATGTTGCTGAAGTTGCTAGTGTGTGGGCGTACTCCTTCGGTGAGGAGGGTATCGACAGGCACATCATGCTTTTTAAAAGAGAACATGCCCCCTCAGAAGACCAACTGAACGCACTCCGCAGAGGTGAGGAATGGAACGACGAAATTGCCAAGCAATTACAGATAGACAGAGAACGACAAGCCAAGGAGGATGCTGAATACGCAAAAAGTCGCAAACGAAAGGACAATTTCGTACCAAATTCCAATTACAAAGACAAATATGAACATTTGATTGGAAAGGAATCAGCACTTGAGGCTGCGAGAAAGACTGAATCAAGCAGTAGCTACGGCTTTGGTAAATTGAAACGATCGTCTCAtcctaatgattttttattccccaatATTTCTGCaggaaaagcaaaaaaaatgttttcctttttttgcaGTCCCCAGTGAGAACAAAAAAGACCAGCGAAGTATAGAGCAGACTCTGGCTGACATCAGAGCAAAGAGGAGAAGAATCGAAGCTGAGAATCAGTTCCAGACGGAAACGAAGGAAGAGGCTGACTAAAATCTGGTCAGATTACTTGTCACTTATTTTTCGAGAATAATGAATGAACTGTACATATAAATCAAGTAGTTGGAATATTTCCCTCCGAGATTATAAATaatcgtaattaattaattgaataatttcattgttcaatatatttacaagtatgttacaatttttaagTAGTCAATGGTGATGATCGATTGAATAATCACAAGTATTCGGTagctgaatatttttgaacTGAAGTCCTCGGCGCTGGCTTCGGCTTACTAGCAGGAACTGGATCGAATACGATCTGTTGTTTAAGTTCGATAAATTTGCTAAATTCCTTCCCTGTTGTACTCTTGTAGAGCTCCAAACCCCGTTCGATAATAATATCACGAACATAAACTGCGTTGTCCTGGACTAATTTTCTCTGTGAAACGTGTACCACAAAATTACTAGATAATCAACCGtaaatgacaaaaataaactaaaaacaCTTTTCATTGTTCTTGTGGAAAAGCATGAAAAGAAAATctagataattaataaaaattttaatttaaaaaattcaatgtggTATATTTTACTAATTGAGCAAAGCGACAGCTATCTACGTTGTGAACcaataaacaaaatcaaaAACGGCAAATTTACCTTTTTTatacaaaacaaaaaatttttccaaaagaaTTACCTCCTGCTTCAAGTTAATATTATTTAACGAAGCAACCAGATGTTGCACCTGAGCCTTCATGACCAGAGCAAGAACATTATCAATAGTATAAATCAACTCTGGAGTGGCAACACTGAGGCAATCCTCCAATAATCCCACGTACAATCTGGCAAAGGCGATGGTGTTGCTGGTCAGTGATATCCAACAGTCGCCAGTGAGACACCCCTTGGGAACAGGAATACCCTGATCGTAAAGCTCAGTCATCAGTTTATGAAGATTTTGGGGATTCTGAAGATTCGAAGGTCTCCAGGTATCCTCGCCAGCCCTAACTTTGACAGCATCGAGGTACTTCTCACCAGCGTCTTGTAAAGCTCTGACCAGGGGAATCCTCAGCTGTCCGTCCAGCTGATACCTCAGATCCATGCCCAGCTGAGTCAGCTGATCACAGTGGGCCCTCATAGTCCCAATGCACTCCACCAGAGTCCCGAGAATTACTTGTGGAATGAACAGTTGTTTAATCAAGTGCGAAGTCAAATGTTTGACCTCCTGACTGCACCAGACGACGAGGCTTGATGTGCAGTTGGTGGACTCTGGGAAGAGTTTGAGAAATTCCCTCGCCATTTCCACGATGTTACTGAATGCTATTGCACTGAGCTGCTTGACGTAGGGGGTCGTTGCCCCCTCTCGTTTCACACGCTTCAGTCTGGCTTTTAAGGCAGCATTGCAGAGCTGGAGGTAGAGCTGACAGGCTTGAGCACTCCTATCCAGTTGGATTAGGAGTCTCACTGCACGACGAGCAGATCTGAGGCCCCCTCCTTGTAAGGATTTTGCTTCAGCGCTCAGTTCTAGTTCGCGAGTGAGAATATCCACTAGACGACCTCCACGATCTTCCACTTTAGTCTTGATGTCGGTCAAGCTAAGTGTTTGCTGTGCATCCTTGAGGTAATTTTTCGCTTTTTCCAAGAGAGCATAAGCTTCTTCAAAATGTCGTTGAGCCATGCAAGAGTCCAGATCTTCAGTAACCTCAAGAAGCCACTCCGGGAGAGGCTCGAGGCTCTCAGACTCATCCCCATCGTCCATAGGAGTATTAGAGTCCAAAGAGAGTGATCTCGAAGGGACTATCGTAGAGTCCTTAGGGGGTTCTTGTGCATTAGAGTCTGATGGTTGTGCGTTCTCCTGATTCAAACGAGCTCGTTTAGTCTGTTCACATTTGTCCAGCCACTCCTTCTTGCTGGTGGCAGTGGGACACTGAAAGACACGAGTGTCAGGAAAGGCGAGGAGCTTGAAGGCAAGTTTAACAGAACCCAGATCTCGAACGTTGACGATCGCAAGACTCTGAAGATTGTAGACAGCTTGCATCTTGTACCGAGGGGGTCCTCGACGACCTCCTGTCGCTAGCCACGAGGCGATCATGAGgacatcattgaaaagatACGCGTGGATTCGCTTCAGAGGTGTGCCATCAAGGGGATCAAGCTCTAGGAGGGAGCCCTCATGGAGGCAGATCCGTCCTGGGGTCTCCACTAGGCTCATCGCACCCTCAACGTTCTCCAGAAGTTGCACAAGCTTCTGTTTCTGTTCTTCCTCCTTTGACATGTGAGTGTTGTCGTTGTCATTCACCTGCTGGGACTCCAGAGCCTCATCGAAAATTGGTCCAGTGGTTCTACTGGAGCCCACGGTGCTCAGGAGGGATCTCTGCTCCCCAAGAAGCTGCGACAACTGGTACATCTCACTCTCGAGATGGGATATCTCCTTGGCAGTCTCGATAAACTGCATGTAATTCTGGTAGACATTTCGCTTGAGCTGGGCTGACGTGTCATCAGCTAATTCCTGGATCCTTGCTCGTTGCTTGCGAAGCTCATCAGCCCCCACACACTGAGCACTGAGTTCTTTGACAAATTTGTCAGGATTGAACTCTTCAGAAGCAAAACTTCTGGCTAATGAATCGGTCATTTTGACGATTTTTAATTGGTATCCAAAATGAAAGATATGTCAGTCAGGTTATGACTGTCACTACACTACCCACACTGGAACTGCCaccatttttcatatttcacaCCACGAAGCgcattattttgtttattattgtaatttcagatgaataaaaaatgggggATAAGTGTATAATTGTTTTGCAATAATTTCTCGAGAATGAGAGCTTCCTGCTGTATAAAAGGCCAACAACGGTGGGTAATATATATGTACGCATGAGCTATTGTATATACTGTCAGTATGCGCGCGCAAAGCCGCGAAAATTGTAGGAGATGacagaaattcaattattgtttTGTGTCAGATTGTCATTTGACATTCGACTTTTGAAGAAAACCGAGATCATAGTAGATTTGGGAGAATccttaattatgaaatttatttctaataGAAATGAATAGCTATGAGATGGTTTCTAACCAGGAAGTGCAACTTCTGATCTTTTGGGCAGACAAGAGGACTGAAAAGGCTAAAGAATAACTATTGAATTTgtattttccttcaatttttgtcCCTCAATTATTGGAACATTTCCCGGAAATTTcttgaaaagtaaaaaaaattacttcacaGCGAATCGACAGTCGTTCTTCGCAATTTCTTACGTTTTCCTTTCACCATCCTCTCCCACTCCTCGCCCCGTCATCTATTGCACAAATTGCAAGTGAAAACGCATCCTTTCTTTCATTTCTAATCACGGAACCGCATTGAAAAGGAAACCTCGTCCCCAAAGCTCAGGTCGTCGACATTTTTTGCGCCTTCAAAAATCCTCAATAACCTAACCAACCCAGCTGTTTCCATGTCTCGTTCcataatgaattaataaattaatgaataaatcataCAAAATTTCCACCTCTCCTGTTGTCTCCGGTATCGCCGTCCATTTTTCTCCGAAGAAAGTTCCACAAATCTCGGTACGCCAGTGACTCCATGGCATCCCTCTTCTACCGAAGGTGAAATGAGTTGGTCCATCGTGTGTTGTCTTTTTAATATTGATTTGCGGCGACGTGGTACGTTACTCGATGCCGCCGAACAGCCGTAATCCCAGGACATTCTCCCCTTGAATGAAATGTCTCTCCTCTCGAGATAAATCCGCCCtaacctcccccctcccccttgccGGGGAAGGCCGTCGAATCGAAGAAGTATCGATCACAGACGATTCTTCATCGAAGTCAAAAATACGTGTTTGCATTGTACATGATAAAAggttgagaaaaatatatatatacattcgCTTTCGTTACGAGTACCTGCTCGGGATAAATACGCGCAGCGTATTTACTATGTACTCCACAATTGCGACGATATACCAACCATTCGGAAAACATCAGTCTGCCCCTGGGGGGCGGGGGGGTGGCGCAAAAACCCTACGTCGGGGGAAATTCTTACGTTACTTACCATTACTTACCACTATTACATCAGCAATTAACAATTTATCTTTGATATTGTTGCATCAATTGGGTGAATTTGTGCCGATTTCTTGGCTgtaaaattgtcaaatttgtGGTATTATGTACTGGTGGTGATAATTAACGAGTATAACCAAACCAAGTGCTCCCCACCGGCCCCTCTACGCACTGTCTTGCCCCGGTTTTTTGTGAAGGGCATGGGCGTGCATGTGTCGTTCTCTTCTGGAAGAATTCTAATGGCAGATTGCGGCTGAGGTACGTGGGACTCAGAATTCTTATCCTCTTCACCGGTGATTTTGGGGTTTAGAGTGACTCAGAGATATTGGATTGCTATTTTGTGTAATTGGGGAATTATCGTTGGCGCTCGGAGGCGAAGATTTGCAAAATTACGTgttggaagggggagggggagagattGAGATCTGAGGGTGGTTATTTTATGCATTGGGGAGGGTTTATGGGATTCTTTGACAATCAGGAGGACGTGGAGTTGGTAGTGGTCATGATGATAATGATGTTTGGTGATTGAAGCTTGGAATTGGCAGTTGTGGAGTGAACATTACTGGCAATTGCGttttttagtcaatttttGTGGCAATTCTATTAAAAACTGGGAAACTCGTCGGAAACTTTtgttggaaaacattttttgacaCTTTTTTGGCTTTTTTCAGGATTGCTTAGTGAGGGAGGAACTAGAAAACGATTATTTGACAGTAATCATGATGCTCTATGCTGCGGATGATGCTGTTGTTATCACTCACTATTTGTCATCCTTTCCTCGTAATTGTTATTCGCAAGTGAGTAATTGTGATGATAATAGTGACAGGATTTGATCCACTTGTGACTGTTTGTTGACATTGATAATGATACGGAGAAGGGATGCGTGGAGTTCGTGCTAATGACGTGAATTAGAGATTTTTAGGTGATAATGTAGAGCGTTCAGAATCTGTTGATAATCTCTTGAGAGGATTCAACTCGTAGAATCGAGGATAGCGATCGACATTGAGGTTTTTGGTGGACAATGGATTCTCCACCATCGTGTTCACTTAGTGCCACTGGACCTCTCAGTGATATTGGCAGCAGTGGACTTGGGGGATCTATATCCAGTGATTCTGTCAGAGCACAACTTGCTATTGAGG of the Diachasmimorpha longicaudata isolate KC_UGA_2023 chromosome 13, iyDiaLong2, whole genome shotgun sequence genome contains:
- the LOC135168871 gene encoding sperm-associated antigen 7 homolog; the protein is MDLLGSILNSMDKPPTVSDKQKALIKKQREEHEKRQKAEADRLKKFREQVEHKINKFLKDENLKEYKFAPMEKVYRTIVHDVAEVASVWAYSFGEEGIDRHIMLFKREHAPSEDQLNALRRGEEWNDEIAKQLQIDRERQAKEDAEYAKSRKRKDNFVPNSNYKDKYEHLIGKESALEAARKTESSSSYGFVPSENKKDQRSIEQTLADIRAKRRRIEAENQFQTETKEEAD
- the Exo84 gene encoding exocyst complex component 8 encodes the protein MTDSLARSFASEEFNPDKFVKELSAQCVGADELRKQRARIQELADDTSAQLKRNVYQNYMQFIETAKEISHLESEMYQLSQLLGEQRSLLSTVGSSRTTGPIFDEALESQQVNDNDNTHMSKEEEQKQKLVQLLENVEGAMSLVETPGRICLHEGSLLELDPLDGTPLKRIHAYLFNDVLMIASWLATGGRRGPPRYKMQAVYNLQSLAIVNVRDLGSVKLAFKLLAFPDTRVFQCPTATSKKEWLDKCEQTKRARLNQENAQPSDSNAQEPPKDSTIVPSRSLSLDSNTPMDDGDESESLEPLPEWLLEVTEDLDSCMAQRHFEEAYALLEKAKNYLKDAQQTLSLTDIKTKVEDRGGRLVDILTRELELSAEAKSLQGGGLRSARRAVRLLIQLDRSAQACQLYLQLCNAALKARLKRVKREGATTPYVKQLSAIAFSNIVEMAREFLKLFPESTNCTSSLVVWCSQEVKHLTSHLIKQLFIPQVILGTLVECIGTMRAHCDQLTQLGMDLRYQLDGQLRIPLVRALQDAGEKYLDAVKVRAGEDTWRPSNLQNPQNLHKLMTELYDQGIPVPKGCLTGDCWISLTSNTIAFARLYVGLLEDCLSVATPELIYTIDNVLALVMKAQVQHLVASLNNINLKQERKLVQDNAVYVRDIIIERGLELYKSTTGKEFSKFIELKQQIVFDPVPASKPKPAPRTSVQKYSATEYL